The Halobacterium noricense genome has a window encoding:
- a CDS encoding type IV pilin translates to MVAITVILAAVIASFVLGFGGSVNESVQAGVDVSENDGTATVTWISEGTASSLNVSAEDVNKNVTLNQVGDSATIQYNSDEEDGSSDGTITAGDDNNQEVTLQVTVIGIGSEGTRTVITQEEVTLDNQAT, encoded by the coding sequence ATGGTTGCTATCACCGTTATTCTCGCCGCCGTCATCGCCAGCTTCGTGCTCGGCTTCGGTGGCTCCGTCAACGAGTCCGTCCAAGCCGGCGTCGACGTGAGCGAAAATGACGGCACTGCAACCGTTACCTGGATTAGCGAAGGCACCGCATCCAGCCTGAACGTGTCGGCTGAGGATGTCAACAAGAATGTCACTCTCAATCAGGTCGGTGACTCCGCAACAATCCAATATAATAGTGACGAGGAGGATGGTTCCTCCGATGGCACCATTACTGCAGGTGATGATAATAACCAGGAGGTGACTCTGCAAGTGACTGTTATCGGGATTGGCAGCGAAGGCACGCGAACGGTTATCACGCAAGAGGAAGTCACGCTGGACAACCAGGCGACCTAA